A window of Cottoperca gobio chromosome 16, fCotGob3.1, whole genome shotgun sequence contains these coding sequences:
- the LOC115021195 gene encoding hepcidin-like, whose product MKTFSVAVAVAVVLTFICIQESSAVPVTEVQELEEPMSNDSPVTEHEETSVDSWKMPYNNRQKRGVKCKFCCGCCTPGVCGLCCRF is encoded by the exons ATGAAGACATTCAGTGTTGCAGTTGCAGTGGCCGTTGTGCTCACCTTTATCTGTATCCAGGAGAGCTCTGCTGTCCCTGTCACTGAA gtgcaggagctggaggagccaATGAGCAATGACAGTCCAGTTACTGAACATGAGGAGACATCAGTGGACTCATGGAAG ATGCCGTACAACAACAGACAGAAGCGCGGTGTTAAGTGTAAATTTTGCTGCGGCTGTTGCACCCCCGGCGTCTGCGGATTGTGCTGCAGATTCTGA
- the LOC115021197 gene encoding hepcidin-like: MKTFSVAVAVAVVLTFICIQESSAVPVTEVQELEEPMSNDSPVTEHEETSVDSWKMPYNNRQKRGADCEFCCGCCDFSGCGLCCTF; encoded by the exons ATGAAGACATTCAGTGTTGCAGTTGCAGTGGCCGTCGTGCTCACCTTTATCTGTATCCAGGAGAGCTCTGCTGTCCCTGTCACTGAA gtgcaggagctggaggagccaATGAGCAATGACAGTCCAGTTACTGAACATGAGGAGACATCAGTGGACTCATGGAAG ATGCCGTACAACAACAGACAGAAGCGTGGTGCTGACTGTGAATTCTGCTGCGGCTGTTGCGACTTCAGCGGGTGCGGATTGTGCTGCACATTCTGA
- the LOC115021199 gene encoding hepcidin-like, which yields MKTFSVAVAVAVMLTFICIQESSAVPVTEVQELEEPMSNDSPVTEHEETSVDSWKMPYNNRQKRGVKCKFCCGCCTPGVCGLCCRF from the exons ATGAAGACATTCAGTGTTGCAGTTGCAGTGGCCGTCATGCTCACCTTTATCTGTATCCAGGAGAGCTCTGCTGTCCCTGTCACTGAA gtgcaggagctggaggagccaATGAGCAATGACAGTCCAGTTACTGAACATGAGGAGACATCAGTGGACTCATGGAAG ATGCCGTACAACAACAGACAGAAGCGCGGTGTTAAGTGTAAATTTTGCTGCGGCTGTTGCACCCCCGGCGTCTGCGGATTGTGCTGCAGATTCTGA